The Triticum dicoccoides isolate Atlit2015 ecotype Zavitan chromosome 6A, WEW_v2.0, whole genome shotgun sequence genome has a window encoding:
- the LOC119315242 gene encoding histone H2A-like translates to MDASATVATGKGKKGAAGRKAGGPRKKSVSRSVKAGLQFPVSRIGRFLKKGRYAQRVGSGAPVYLAAVLEYLAAELLELAGNAAKDNKKSRIIPRHLLLAIRNDEELGKLLAGITIAHGGVIPNINPVLLPKKTAEKSPKEPKSPKKTAKSPKKA, encoded by the coding sequence ATGGACGCCTCAGCCACCGTAGCCACCGGGAAGGGGAAGAAGGGCGCCGCCGGTCGCAAGGCCGGAGGCCCCAGGAAGAAGTCCGTGTCGCGGTCCGTCAAGGCCGGGCTCCAGTTCCCCGTCAGCCGCATCGGGCGCTTCCTCAAGAAGGGCCGCTACGCGCAGCGCGTCGGCTCCGGCGCCCCCGTCTACCTCGCggccgtcctcgagtacctcgCCGCCGAGCTGCTGGAGCTCGCCGGCAACGCCGCCAAGGACAACAAGAAGAGCCGCATCATCCCCCGCCACCTGCTGCTCGCCATCAGGAACGACGAGGAGCTCGGCAAGCTGCTCGCCGGCATCACCATCGCGCACGGCGGCGTGATCCCCAACATCAACCCGGTGCTGCTCCCCAAGAAGACGGCCGAGAAGTCCCCCAAGGAGCCCAAGTCGCCCAAGAAGACCGCCAAGTCCCCCAAGAAGGCGTAG